In Cumulibacter manganitolerans, a single genomic region encodes these proteins:
- the rph gene encoding ribonuclease PH, translating to MTDTQVRSDGRTAQQLREVRMTRNWLDHAEGSVLVEFGRTRVLVAASVTEGVPRWRKGSGLGWVTAEYAMLPRATHDRSARESVKGRIGGRTHEISRLIGRSLRACVDLAALGENTIDIDCDVLQADGGTRTAAITGAYVALADAIEWLRGRGSLAKADALTGSVAAVSVGIIDGEPRLDLHYEEDVRAETDMNVVATGDGALVEVQGTAEGAPFSRAELDALLDLALAGCADLTRMQRAALDA from the coding sequence ATGACAGACACCCAGGTACGCAGCGACGGCCGCACCGCGCAGCAGCTCCGCGAGGTCCGGATGACCCGGAACTGGCTCGACCACGCCGAGGGCTCCGTGCTGGTCGAGTTCGGCCGCACCCGGGTGCTGGTCGCGGCGAGCGTGACCGAGGGCGTGCCCCGGTGGCGCAAGGGCTCCGGGCTCGGCTGGGTGACGGCCGAGTACGCGATGCTGCCGCGCGCGACCCACGACCGCTCCGCGCGGGAGTCGGTCAAGGGGCGCATCGGTGGCCGCACGCACGAGATCTCGCGGCTGATCGGTCGCTCGCTGCGGGCCTGTGTCGACCTCGCGGCGCTGGGCGAGAACACCATCGACATCGACTGCGACGTCCTGCAGGCGGACGGCGGGACCCGGACCGCGGCGATCACCGGCGCGTACGTGGCGCTCGCCGACGCGATCGAGTGGTTGCGCGGCCGCGGTTCCCTGGCGAAGGCCGATGCCCTGACCGGATCGGTCGCGGCCGTCTCGGTCGGCATCATCGACGGCGAGCCGCGGCTGGACCTGCACTACGAGGAGGACGTGCGCGCCGAGACCGACATGAACGTCGTCGCGACCGGGGACGGCGCGCTGGTGGAGGTGCAGGGCACGGCCGAGGGCGCCCCGTTCTCCCGCGCCGAGCTCGACGCGCTGCTCGATCTGGCCCTGGCCGGCTGCGCCGACCTCACCCGCATGCAGCGCGCCGCCCTCGACGCATGA
- a CDS encoding Dyp-type peroxidase, with the protein MARVSLSRRGFLAAAATGTAAAGVALAGCDRDDRPAAAGNGAGQQPQSFFGAHQMGILPGPAEYAAAVALDVTASGRDGLTGVLQTISGTIRDLTATTSPTPSDKLATPEDNGILTGHEDLLVSGTVAAGASLFDDRFGLASVKPAGLVTMPDGLARDELDPQRTHGDLLLILQGPHRDVVTHAVRRLVRATGSGARIRWLLDVFLRPDTTKAPDRTSTRNLMGFKDGTANPDPTVDDLMADVVWSAGADDGEPTWCAGGSYLVARTLRMQVEAWDAETLDHQEKVFGRAKVSGAPLDGTKETDVPVYPKDPAGAKVPLTSHIRLANPRDGKARLMLRRSMSYSRGIDASGTLDQGLLFLSYQRTMSAFLEAQARLKGEPLEQFVITNGGGFFFAFPGPAQGGYVGQSMIESG; encoded by the coding sequence GTGGCACGGGTGAGTCTGAGCAGGCGCGGGTTCCTGGCCGCGGCAGCAACCGGGACCGCGGCCGCCGGCGTCGCCCTGGCCGGCTGCGACCGCGACGACCGGCCGGCAGCCGCGGGGAACGGCGCGGGCCAGCAGCCTCAGAGCTTCTTCGGCGCCCACCAGATGGGCATCCTTCCGGGGCCGGCCGAGTACGCGGCCGCCGTCGCGCTGGACGTCACGGCGTCCGGCCGCGACGGCCTCACCGGCGTCCTGCAGACGATCTCCGGCACCATCCGCGACCTGACCGCGACGACGTCGCCGACGCCGTCCGACAAGCTGGCCACGCCCGAGGACAACGGGATTCTCACCGGCCACGAGGACCTCCTCGTCAGCGGAACCGTGGCCGCCGGGGCGTCGCTGTTCGACGACAGGTTCGGCCTCGCCTCGGTCAAACCGGCCGGCCTCGTCACGATGCCGGACGGCCTCGCCCGTGACGAGCTCGACCCGCAACGCACCCACGGCGACCTGCTGCTGATCCTGCAGGGCCCGCACCGGGACGTCGTGACGCACGCCGTCCGCCGCCTCGTGCGGGCCACCGGCTCCGGCGCGCGGATCCGCTGGCTGCTCGACGTGTTCCTCCGGCCGGACACCACCAAGGCGCCCGACCGTACGTCGACCCGCAACCTCATGGGGTTCAAGGACGGCACCGCCAACCCCGACCCGACCGTCGACGACCTCATGGCGGACGTCGTCTGGAGCGCCGGAGCCGATGACGGCGAGCCGACGTGGTGCGCCGGCGGCAGCTACCTCGTCGCGCGCACCCTGCGCATGCAGGTCGAGGCGTGGGACGCCGAGACGCTCGATCACCAGGAGAAGGTGTTCGGGCGCGCGAAGGTGTCCGGGGCACCGCTGGACGGGACCAAGGAGACCGACGTCCCCGTCTACCCGAAGGACCCCGCCGGGGCGAAGGTGCCGCTCACCTCCCACATCCGCCTGGCCAACCCGCGCGACGGCAAGGCCCGGCTCATGCTACGCCGCTCGATGAGCTACAGCCGCGGCATCGACGCGAGCGGCACGCTCGATCAGGGCCTGTTGTTCCTGAGCTACCAGCGGACCATGTCGGCCTTCCTCGAGGCGCAGGCCCGGCTGAAGGGCGAGCCGCTCGAGCAGTTCGTGATCACCAACGGCGGCGGCTTCTTCTTCGCGTTCCCCGGCCCCGCCCAGGGCGGCTACGTCGGCCAGTCGATGATCGAGTCCGGCTGA
- the bcp gene encoding thioredoxin-dependent thiol peroxidase — translation MSEKVILEAGDTAPGFTLADDTGQQVSLSDFTGSQVILYFYPAAMTPGCTKQACDFTSSYDELKGAGFRVIGISPDKPEKLAKFREKEQLTITLLSDPDKAVATAYGAFGEKKMYGKTTEGIIRSTFVIDAYGKIAQAQYNVKATGHVERLVKSLELA, via the coding sequence ATGAGCGAGAAGGTCATTCTCGAAGCCGGCGACACCGCTCCCGGGTTCACCCTGGCCGACGACACGGGCCAGCAGGTGTCCTTGTCGGATTTCACCGGCTCACAGGTCATCCTGTACTTCTACCCCGCCGCGATGACGCCCGGCTGCACGAAGCAGGCCTGCGACTTCACGTCGTCCTACGACGAGCTCAAGGGGGCCGGGTTCCGGGTCATCGGCATCTCACCGGACAAGCCGGAGAAGCTGGCCAAGTTCCGCGAGAAGGAGCAGCTGACCATCACGTTGCTCAGCGATCCGGACAAGGCGGTCGCGACCGCGTACGGCGCGTTCGGCGAGAAGAAGATGTACGGCAAGACGACGGAGGGCATCATCCGCTCGACGTTCGTCATCGATGCCTACGGCAAGATCGCCCAGGCGCAGTACAACGTCAAGGCGACCGGGCACGTCGAACGGCTGGTCAAGAGCCTCGAGCTCGCCTAG
- a CDS encoding MFS transporter, translating to MPSRSHAEPVGRPTRAIWTLYAAGVFAYIVAVFNRTSFGVAAIPAAERFHASASDISMFAVVQLLVYAGMQIPVGVLVDRYGPRRLVVIGTLTMAVGQALLSVATSVSPALIARILIGGGDAFIFACVLRKVADVFPPRMVPHITQLTGLLGQVGQLISAIPFALLVGSTSWTTSFLVVAATAVLAWVLAFAFFRGGPSAPHKLQEMRPSDVGRQIASAWRHPGTRLGFWSHFVTPFSVTTFAMLWGFPFMTVGLGYSHGTASAMLTISVLVAILAAPLMGRFVARHPLRRSTIVLACAVAAAAGWTVVIAWPGTAPPWVLAVLMVLISLGGPGSMVGFDFARTFNPSSRLGTATGIVNVGGFAAALTTMFAMGLVLDALSTARGSYSLTAFKWAFAFQYVMWALGIVMILRNRHRTRRLLAQEDVIVPPLRSAIRRDWARYRARQARERERGRRQTPVPSSPQADDPDPDWQI from the coding sequence GTGCCTAGCCGGAGCCACGCCGAGCCCGTGGGTCGCCCGACGCGCGCGATCTGGACGCTGTACGCCGCCGGCGTGTTCGCCTACATCGTGGCCGTCTTCAACCGCACCTCCTTCGGTGTCGCCGCGATCCCCGCGGCCGAGCGCTTCCACGCCTCGGCGTCCGACATCTCGATGTTCGCGGTCGTGCAGCTGCTGGTGTACGCCGGCATGCAGATCCCCGTCGGCGTCCTCGTCGACCGGTACGGACCGCGGCGGCTGGTCGTCATCGGAACCCTGACGATGGCCGTGGGCCAGGCGCTGCTGTCGGTGGCGACCTCCGTCAGCCCGGCGCTGATAGCGCGCATTCTCATCGGCGGCGGCGACGCGTTCATCTTCGCCTGCGTGCTTCGCAAGGTCGCCGACGTCTTCCCGCCCCGGATGGTCCCGCACATCACCCAGCTCACCGGCCTGCTGGGCCAGGTCGGCCAGCTGATCTCCGCCATCCCGTTCGCGTTGCTCGTCGGCAGCACGTCGTGGACGACGTCGTTCCTCGTCGTCGCGGCGACCGCCGTCCTCGCCTGGGTGCTCGCCTTCGCGTTCTTCCGCGGGGGCCCGAGCGCGCCGCACAAGCTGCAGGAGATGCGTCCCAGCGACGTCGGGCGGCAGATCGCCAGCGCCTGGCGGCACCCGGGCACCCGGCTCGGCTTCTGGAGCCACTTCGTCACCCCGTTCAGCGTGACCACGTTCGCGATGCTGTGGGGCTTCCCGTTCATGACGGTCGGGCTCGGCTACAGCCACGGAACGGCCTCCGCGATGCTCACGATCAGCGTGCTCGTGGCGATCCTCGCCGCACCGCTCATGGGGCGGTTCGTGGCCCGGCACCCGCTGCGCCGGTCGACCATCGTGCTGGCCTGCGCGGTCGCCGCGGCCGCCGGCTGGACCGTCGTGATCGCGTGGCCGGGTACCGCCCCGCCCTGGGTGCTCGCGGTCCTCATGGTGCTGATCTCGCTCGGGGGACCGGGATCGATGGTCGGGTTCGACTTCGCGCGGACGTTCAACCCGTCGAGCAGGCTCGGCACCGCCACCGGCATCGTGAACGTCGGCGGGTTCGCCGCCGCCCTGACGACGATGTTCGCGATGGGCCTGGTGCTCGACGCGTTGTCCACCGCCCGCGGGAGCTACTCGCTCACCGCGTTCAAGTGGGCGTTCGCCTTCCAGTACGTGATGTGGGCACTCGGCATCGTGATGATCCTGCGCAACCGGCACCGCACCCGCCGCCTGCTCGCCCAGGAGGACGTCATCGTGCCGCCGCTGCGCTCGGCGATCCGCCGCGACTGGGCCCGGTACCGCGCCCGGCAGGCGCGGGAGCGCGAGCGGGGCCGGCGGCAGACCCCGGTACCCTCGAGCCCCCAGGCAGACGACCCCGACCCGGATTGGCAGATATGA
- the murI gene encoding glutamate racemase — MPTPADRNAPIGVFDSGAGGLTVARAIIDQLPSESITYLGDTAHVPYGSRPIAQIREYALECLDRLVADGVKALVIACNTASAASLRDARERYDVPVVEVIQPAVRRALAATRNQRIGVIGTAATIASRAYDDAFAAAPQVRLSSAACPRFVDFVERGITKGRQIMGLAQAYLQPLQDDGIDTLVLGCTHYPMLTGALSVVMGEQVTLVNSAEETAKDLYRVLLAQDLYADRDGEGDRRFLATGDPDQFLELARRFLGPLIDSVGAARA; from the coding sequence GTGCCCACCCCCGCTGACCGCAACGCGCCGATCGGGGTGTTCGACTCCGGCGCCGGCGGCCTCACGGTGGCCCGGGCGATCATCGATCAGCTGCCCTCGGAGTCCATCACCTACCTCGGCGACACCGCGCACGTGCCCTACGGCTCGCGCCCGATCGCGCAGATTCGCGAGTACGCCCTGGAGTGTCTCGACCGCCTTGTCGCCGACGGCGTGAAGGCGCTCGTCATCGCGTGCAACACCGCCAGTGCCGCGAGCCTGCGCGATGCCCGCGAGCGGTACGACGTCCCCGTGGTGGAGGTGATCCAGCCGGCCGTCCGCCGCGCGCTCGCCGCAACCCGGAACCAGCGGATCGGCGTCATCGGCACCGCGGCGACCATCGCGAGCCGGGCCTACGACGACGCGTTCGCCGCCGCGCCGCAGGTGCGGCTGAGCAGCGCGGCCTGCCCGCGGTTCGTCGATTTCGTCGAGCGCGGCATCACCAAGGGCCGGCAGATCATGGGTCTCGCCCAGGCCTACCTGCAGCCCCTGCAGGACGACGGCATCGACACCCTGGTGCTCGGCTGCACGCACTACCCGATGCTCACCGGCGCGCTCAGCGTGGTGATGGGGGAGCAGGTGACGCTGGTCAACTCGGCCGAGGAGACCGCGAAGGACCTGTACCGGGTGCTGCTCGCCCAGGACCTGTACGCCGACCGGGACGGCGAGGGCGACCGGCGCTTCCTCGCCACCGGCGATCCCGACCAGTTCCTGGAGCTCGCGCGGCGGTTCCTCGGGCCGCTCATCGACAGCGTCGGAGCGGCGCGTGCCTAG
- a CDS encoding metal-sensitive transcriptional regulator, with the protein MEHTTPGYSDDKDAVLKRLRRIEGQVRGIARMVEEDTYCIDVLTQVSAATKALQSVALNLLDEHLGHCVRHAVAEGGATADDKIAEASAAIARLVKS; encoded by the coding sequence ATGGAGCACACGACACCCGGCTACAGCGACGACAAGGACGCCGTGCTCAAGCGGCTGCGCCGCATCGAGGGGCAGGTGCGTGGGATCGCCCGCATGGTCGAAGAGGACACCTACTGCATCGACGTCCTCACCCAGGTGTCGGCCGCCACGAAGGCGCTCCAGTCTGTCGCGCTGAACCTGCTCGACGAGCACCTCGGCCACTGCGTGCGGCATGCCGTCGCCGAGGGCGGAGCCACGGCGGACGACAAGATCGCCGAGGCGAGCGCGGCCATCGCGCGACTGGTCAAGTCGTAG
- a CDS encoding DUF1622 domain-containing protein, which yields MTFQEAMEVVGKTVDAAGVVAIVLGVLAATLIAAAALLRRSDTDVYHRYRRLLGRSILLGLELLVAADIIRTVAVTPTFRSVGVLAVIVIIRTFLSFSLELEITGRWPWQKEPDDRDGAAVSRSTTGASAA from the coding sequence ATGACGTTCCAGGAAGCCATGGAGGTCGTCGGCAAGACCGTCGACGCGGCGGGTGTGGTCGCGATCGTGCTCGGCGTGCTCGCCGCCACCCTCATCGCGGCGGCGGCCTTGCTGCGCCGGTCGGACACGGACGTCTATCACCGTTACCGGAGGCTGCTGGGCCGCTCGATCCTGCTCGGCCTGGAGCTGCTCGTCGCGGCCGACATCATCCGCACCGTGGCCGTCACTCCGACCTTCCGCTCGGTGGGCGTCCTGGCCGTGATCGTCATCATCCGGACGTTCCTGAGCTTCTCGCTGGAACTGGAGATCACCGGGCGGTGGCCCTGGCAGAAGGAGCCGGACGATCGGGACGGGGCCGCGGTCAGCCGCTCGACCACCGGCGCGTCTGCCGCCTGA
- the rdgB gene encoding RdgB/HAM1 family non-canonical purine NTP pyrophosphatase yields MSRILLASRNAKKLAELRRIMAGADVEVVGLDDVPAYDEVPEDGATFADNALLKAREAVRHTGIAAIADDSGICVDALNGMPGIFSARWCGRHGDDAANNALLLAQLQDVPDERLTAHFTCAAAYVGTDGREVVAHGEMTGRLRREPSGSGGFGYDPLFQPDGKSVTAAELPPAEKDAISHRGQAMRELARRIAPYL; encoded by the coding sequence ATGAGCCGGATCCTGCTGGCCTCCCGCAACGCCAAGAAGCTCGCCGAGCTACGGCGCATCATGGCGGGCGCGGACGTCGAGGTCGTCGGCCTGGACGACGTCCCGGCGTACGACGAGGTCCCCGAGGACGGTGCGACGTTCGCGGACAACGCGCTGCTGAAGGCGCGTGAAGCGGTGCGGCACACCGGGATCGCGGCGATCGCCGACGACTCCGGCATCTGCGTGGACGCGCTGAACGGCATGCCCGGCATCTTCTCGGCCCGGTGGTGCGGCCGGCACGGCGACGACGCGGCGAACAACGCCCTGCTGCTGGCCCAGCTGCAGGACGTTCCCGACGAGCGGCTCACCGCGCACTTCACGTGCGCGGCGGCGTACGTCGGCACCGACGGACGCGAGGTCGTCGCGCACGGCGAGATGACCGGCCGGCTGCGTCGCGAGCCGTCCGGCTCCGGCGGGTTCGGGTACGACCCGCTGTTCCAGCCGGACGGGAAGAGCGTCACGGCGGCCGAGCTGCCGCCGGCGGAGAAGGACGCGATCAGCCACCGCGGCCAGGCGATGCGGGAGCTCGCCCGGCGCATCGCGCCGTACCTGTAG
- a CDS encoding carboxyl transferase domain-containing protein — MTAPEQSLPRPPRLSARELIELTLDDGSFVSWDVPLRYPQDAAPGASEEYVEQLIAAAAKAGTDESVITGEGLLSGRRIAIIASEFRFLAGSIGKNAADRIVAAVNRATAQGLPLVAAPSSGGTRMQEGTPAFLQMIDISKAVTAHKAAGLSYLVYLRNPTTGGVMASWGSLGQVTAAEPKAMLGFLGPRVFEAIYDKKFPDGVQVAENLYKRGIIDAVATPEQIGRLLDKVLRITSPADGPVEVPRPELTTQDAADLPDTDVWASVLASRRLERPGVRDLLRIAAADVVPLNGTGQGERDPGLLLALARFGSYACIVLGQDRRMQTQNHQLGPEGLRVARRGMNLATELGLPLVTVIDTPGAALSAEAENGGLAGEIARCLADLSTVRTPTVAIMLGQGTGGAALALLPSDRVIAAQNSWLSPLPPEGASAIIHRTVDRADEMARSQRISCKQMLAAGAIHTVVLENPDAADEPVAFCNRLSQALQAELSSLTRRPLQALLTARGVPWA; from the coding sequence ATGACCGCGCCGGAACAGAGCCTGCCCCGTCCCCCTCGCCTGAGCGCCCGCGAGCTCATCGAGCTCACGCTGGACGACGGGTCGTTCGTCTCCTGGGACGTCCCGCTGCGCTATCCGCAGGACGCCGCGCCGGGGGCGTCGGAGGAGTACGTCGAGCAGCTCATCGCGGCCGCCGCCAAGGCCGGCACCGACGAGTCGGTCATCACCGGCGAGGGGCTGCTGTCGGGACGCCGGATCGCGATCATCGCCAGCGAATTCCGGTTCCTGGCCGGCTCGATCGGCAAGAACGCCGCCGACCGGATCGTCGCCGCGGTAAACCGGGCAACCGCGCAGGGCCTGCCGCTGGTCGCCGCGCCCAGCTCGGGCGGCACCCGGATGCAGGAGGGCACCCCGGCGTTCCTGCAGATGATCGACATCTCGAAGGCGGTCACGGCGCACAAGGCCGCCGGGCTGTCCTACCTCGTGTACCTGCGCAACCCCACGACCGGCGGAGTCATGGCGTCGTGGGGATCGCTGGGCCAGGTCACCGCGGCTGAGCCGAAGGCGATGCTGGGCTTCCTCGGGCCGCGGGTGTTCGAGGCCATCTACGACAAGAAGTTCCCGGACGGCGTGCAGGTCGCCGAGAACCTCTACAAGCGCGGCATCATCGACGCGGTGGCGACACCGGAGCAGATCGGCCGGCTGCTCGACAAGGTCCTGCGCATCACCTCGCCGGCCGACGGCCCGGTGGAGGTGCCGCGCCCCGAGCTCACCACCCAGGACGCCGCGGACCTGCCCGACACCGACGTCTGGGCCAGCGTGCTCGCCTCGCGGCGCCTGGAGCGGCCGGGAGTGCGCGACCTGCTGCGCATCGCGGCCGCGGACGTCGTGCCCCTCAACGGCACGGGGCAGGGCGAGCGCGACCCCGGCCTGCTGCTCGCGCTCGCCCGGTTCGGCTCGTACGCGTGCATCGTCCTCGGCCAGGACCGGCGGATGCAGACCCAAAACCACCAGCTCGGCCCCGAGGGCCTGCGCGTCGCGCGACGTGGGATGAACCTGGCGACCGAGCTCGGGCTGCCGCTGGTCACCGTCATCGACACTCCCGGCGCGGCCCTGTCGGCCGAGGCCGAGAACGGTGGCCTGGCCGGGGAGATCGCCCGGTGCCTCGCGGACCTGTCGACGGTGCGGACGCCGACCGTCGCGATCATGCTCGGGCAGGGCACCGGCGGGGCGGCGCTTGCGCTGCTGCCCAGCGATCGGGTCATCGCCGCCCAGAACTCGTGGCTGTCGCCGCTGCCGCCGGAGGGGGCGAGCGCGATCATCCATCGAACGGTCGACCGCGCCGACGAGATGGCCCGCTCGCAGCGGATCTCCTGCAAGCAGATGCTCGCCGCCGGCGCGATCCACACCGTCGTGCTGGAGAACCCGGACGCCGCCGACGAGCCGGTCGCGTTCTGCAACCGGCTCTCGCAAGCCCTGCAGGCGGAGCTGTCGAGCCTGACGCGACGTCCGCTGCAGGCGCTGCTCACCGCCCGCGGTGTGCCCTGGGCCTAG
- a CDS encoding DUF3618 domain-containing protein — protein sequence MAERTPAEIQRDIDRTRDALAGTLDQIVERAHPKRLIDNGKSQVQNFFESPKGKAVIAGAGALVVYLVGRRISLAKKNKRERNLELLYRYNLLDE from the coding sequence GTGGCCGAGCGCACGCCCGCCGAGATCCAGCGCGACATCGATCGCACCCGCGACGCACTAGCAGGCACCCTCGACCAGATCGTCGAGCGCGCGCACCCGAAGCGGCTCATCGACAACGGCAAGTCGCAGGTCCAGAACTTCTTCGAGAGCCCCAAGGGCAAGGCCGTCATCGCCGGCGCCGGCGCGCTCGTCGTCTACCTGGTGGGACGTCGCATCTCCCTGGCCAAGAAGAACAAGCGTGAGCGCAACCTCGAGCTGCTGTACCGCTACAACCTGCTCGACGAGTAG
- a CDS encoding MFS transporter — translation MQSQRSSRPGAVEERAGERTAFGWRFVAPLCIGAALNPINSTMVATALATIGERLHAGADQTVWLISVLYLTSAISQPVAGRIADRIGPRKVFVTGSVIVAVAGVAGIFVHTLWGLVALRALIGSGTGAVYPAAMAMVRRRADSLGLPPPNRVLGWLSTASLTTLTIGPLLAGLLVQTVGWQWIFIVNLPLALLCLVLVLRFAPPDDPRAPGERADLDAGGIALFGVTIVALLFFLMQLRSPRWWILGVAVVVIIALVYYERRREHPFVDVRMLAGNRALLITYGRIVASFVVLYGAMFGLSQWFEEARGLSPIQVGLLMLLIFGVGAFLSTIGSRFTAVRTPLVIGAAGMIAGSLLMVGVDSRSAVWLFALMCLAHAPSAGLSMLANQMAIYVQAPADQIGMASGLSRTAQYLGAIIGSGIIALAFGARPTDAGLHLVGWILTGVGVVVAVAVALDRSLDRRRSPLSGPA, via the coding sequence ATGCAGTCGCAGCGATCGAGCCGGCCCGGCGCCGTCGAGGAGCGGGCCGGGGAGCGGACCGCCTTCGGCTGGCGCTTCGTCGCGCCGCTGTGCATCGGTGCGGCGTTGAACCCGATCAACTCGACGATGGTCGCCACCGCGCTCGCCACCATCGGAGAGCGGCTGCATGCGGGCGCGGACCAGACCGTATGGCTGATCTCGGTGCTGTACCTGACGAGCGCGATCAGCCAGCCTGTGGCCGGCCGGATCGCCGATCGGATCGGACCCCGGAAGGTGTTCGTCACCGGCAGCGTCATCGTTGCGGTGGCGGGTGTCGCGGGGATCTTCGTGCACACCCTGTGGGGGCTGGTCGCCCTGCGCGCGCTCATCGGCTCCGGCACGGGCGCGGTCTACCCGGCGGCCATGGCGATGGTCCGCCGCCGCGCCGACTCGCTCGGGCTGCCCCCGCCGAACCGGGTGCTCGGCTGGCTCTCCACCGCGTCGCTGACCACTCTGACGATCGGCCCGCTGCTCGCCGGGCTGCTGGTGCAGACCGTCGGCTGGCAGTGGATCTTCATCGTCAACCTTCCGCTCGCGCTGCTGTGCCTCGTGCTGGTGCTTCGTTTCGCCCCGCCGGACGACCCGCGTGCGCCGGGGGAGCGCGCCGACCTCGACGCCGGCGGCATCGCGTTGTTCGGGGTGACGATCGTCGCGCTGCTGTTCTTCCTGATGCAGCTGCGCAGCCCGCGGTGGTGGATCCTCGGCGTCGCCGTGGTGGTCATCATCGCCCTCGTGTACTACGAACGCCGCCGCGAGCATCCGTTCGTCGACGTCCGGATGCTCGCCGGGAACCGCGCCCTGCTGATCACCTACGGGCGGATCGTCGCCAGCTTCGTGGTGCTGTACGGCGCCATGTTCGGCCTGTCGCAGTGGTTCGAGGAGGCACGCGGCCTGTCGCCGATACAGGTCGGGCTGCTCATGCTGCTGATCTTCGGTGTCGGGGCGTTCCTGTCGACGATCGGCTCGCGGTTCACGGCCGTCCGCACCCCGCTGGTCATCGGGGCGGCGGGCATGATCGCCGGTTCGTTGCTCATGGTCGGCGTGGACTCGCGTTCGGCGGTCTGGCTCTTCGCGTTGATGTGCCTGGCCCACGCGCCGTCCGCGGGCCTGTCGATGCTGGCCAACCAGATGGCCATCTACGTGCAGGCGCCGGCCGACCAGATCGGCATGGCTTCGGGCCTGTCGCGCACGGCCCAGTACCTCGGCGCCATCATCGGCTCGGGGATCATCGCTCTTGCGTTCGGCGCCCGGCCGACCGATGCCGGATTGCATCTGGTCGGATGGATCCTGACGGGCGTCGGCGTGGTCGTAGCGGTGGCCGTTGCCCTCGATCGCTCCCTGGACCGCAGGCGATCGCCCCTGTCGGGGCCCGCCTAG